The following proteins are encoded in a genomic region of Methylobacterium tardum:
- a CDS encoding FMN-binding glutamate synthase family protein, which yields MTYQNPPMPPRKSATFGDHTMAEIRRAAATGIYDIRGGGTKRKLPHLDDLLFLGASMSRYPLEGYRETCGTGVTLGTRFAKKPIALKIPITIAGMSFGSLSANAKEALGRGASLAGTSTTTGDGGMTDEERGHSDILVYQYLPSRYGMNPRDLRRADAIEVVVGQGAKPGGGGMLLGQKISDRVAAMRDLPKGIDQRSACRHPDWTGPDDLEIKIGELREITDWEKPIYVKVGGARPYYDTALAAKAGADVVVLDGMQGGTAATQDVFIEHVGQPTLACIRPAVQALQDLGLHRSVQLVISGGIRSGADVAKAIALGADAVSIGTAALVAIGDNDPAYEEEYRKLGSTAGAYDDWHEGRDPAGITTQDPELMARLDPVRAGRRLANYLKVMTLEAQTIARACGHNHLHNLEPEDLVALTLEAAAMARVPLAGTDWYPGKAGF from the coding sequence ATGACCTATCAGAACCCGCCGATGCCGCCGCGCAAGTCGGCAACCTTCGGCGACCACACGATGGCGGAGATCCGCCGGGCCGCGGCCACCGGCATCTACGACATCCGCGGCGGCGGCACGAAGCGCAAGCTCCCGCATCTCGACGACCTGCTGTTCCTCGGCGCCTCGATGTCCCGCTACCCGCTGGAGGGTTACCGGGAGACCTGCGGGACCGGCGTCACCCTCGGCACGCGCTTTGCGAAGAAGCCGATCGCGTTGAAGATCCCGATCACCATCGCCGGCATGAGCTTCGGATCCCTGTCCGCCAACGCCAAGGAGGCGCTCGGCCGCGGCGCGAGCCTGGCCGGCACCTCCACCACCACCGGTGACGGCGGCATGACCGACGAGGAGCGCGGCCATTCCGACATCCTCGTCTACCAGTACCTGCCCTCCCGCTACGGCATGAACCCGCGCGACCTCCGGCGCGCCGACGCCATCGAGGTGGTGGTCGGTCAGGGCGCCAAGCCGGGCGGCGGCGGCATGCTGCTCGGCCAGAAGATCTCCGACCGGGTCGCCGCCATGCGCGACCTCCCCAAGGGCATCGACCAGCGCTCCGCCTGCCGCCACCCGGACTGGACCGGCCCGGACGACCTCGAGATCAAGATCGGCGAATTGCGCGAGATCACCGACTGGGAGAAGCCGATCTACGTGAAGGTCGGCGGTGCGCGGCCCTATTACGACACCGCGCTGGCCGCGAAGGCCGGGGCCGACGTCGTCGTCCTCGACGGCATGCAGGGCGGCACGGCGGCGACCCAGGACGTGTTCATCGAGCATGTCGGCCAGCCGACGCTCGCCTGCATCCGCCCCGCCGTGCAGGCGCTGCAGGATCTCGGCCTGCACCGATCCGTGCAGCTCGTGATCTCCGGCGGCATCCGCTCCGGCGCCGACGTCGCCAAGGCCATCGCGCTGGGAGCCGACGCGGTCTCGATCGGCACCGCGGCGCTCGTCGCCATCGGCGACAACGACCCGGCCTACGAGGAGGAGTACCGCAAGCTCGGCTCCACCGCGGGCGCCTACGACGACTGGCACGAGGGGCGCGATCCCGCGGGCATCACCACGCAGGATCCCGAGCTGATGGCCCGCCTCGACCCGGTCCGCGCCGGCCGGCGGCTCGCCAACTACCTGAAGGTCATGACCCTGGAGGCGCAGACGATCGCCCGCGCCTGCGGCCACAACCACCTGCACAATCTGGAGCCCGAGGACCTCGTGGCGCTGACCCTGGAGGCCGCCGCCATGGCCCGCGTGCCGCTGGCCGGGACCGACTGGTACCCGGGCAAAGCGGGCTTCTAG
- a CDS encoding GXGXG domain-containing protein gives MPVFDLAATPLRALNQALHGVAPGANDTAFEVLNPRGQHAVAVGIDGPVTVTVRGSVGYYCAGMNDGGTVTVQGSAGPGVAENMMSGTVVIEGDASQYAGATGRGGLLVIKGNAASRCGISMKGIDIVVHGSIGHMSAFMGQSGSLVVLGDAGEALGDSLYEAKLFVRGHVKSLGADCIEKPMRPEHLDHLAALLDRAGVTDVQPGEFRRYGSARKLYSFNIDNADAY, from the coding sequence ATGCCCGTCTTCGATCTGGCGGCGACGCCCCTGCGCGCCCTGAATCAGGCCCTCCACGGCGTCGCCCCGGGCGCCAACGACACCGCCTTCGAGGTGTTGAACCCGCGCGGCCAGCACGCGGTGGCGGTCGGGATCGACGGACCCGTCACCGTCACGGTGCGGGGCTCGGTCGGCTATTACTGCGCCGGCATGAACGACGGCGGCACCGTCACGGTGCAGGGCTCGGCGGGCCCCGGCGTCGCCGAGAACATGATGTCCGGCACCGTCGTGATCGAGGGCGACGCCTCGCAATATGCCGGCGCCACCGGGCGCGGCGGCCTTCTCGTCATCAAGGGCAACGCGGCCTCGCGCTGCGGCATCTCCATGAAGGGGATCGACATCGTCGTGCACGGCTCGATCGGGCACATGTCGGCCTTCATGGGCCAGTCGGGCTCCCTGGTGGTGCTGGGCGATGCCGGCGAGGCCTTGGGCGACTCGCTCTACGAGGCCAAGCTGTTCGTGCGCGGCCACGTGAAGAGCCTCGGGGCCGACTGCATCGAGAAGCCGATGCGCCCGGAGCACTTGGACCACCTCGCGGCCCTGCTCGACCGCGCCGGGGTGACGGACGTCCAGCCCGGAGAGTTCCGACGCTACGGCTCGGCCCGCAAACTCTACAGCTTCAACATCGACAACGCCGACGCCTACTGA
- a CDS encoding helix-turn-helix domain-containing protein: MPSGASNRAAGDVPEPAREPVLSQDPHAVREPRENNLERAIGHAVRERRKRLGLTSADLAAATGLSPGMLSKIENGNISPSLTTLQLLAQALGMPITGFFRRYEEVRNAVFVKAGEGVELERRGTRAGHQYNLLGHIYENTSGVTVEPYLITLTTDSDVFPTFQHAGLEFLYMLEGEVLYRHGDRHFHMQPGDSLFFDADAPHGPAELLVLPARYLSVIAYPQSGSTD; encoded by the coding sequence ATGCCGTCAGGCGCGTCGAACCGGGCGGCGGGGGATGTACCGGAGCCGGCGCGCGAGCCGGTCCTGTCGCAGGATCCGCACGCCGTCCGCGAGCCGCGCGAGAACAACCTCGAACGGGCGATCGGTCACGCGGTGCGCGAGCGCCGGAAGCGCCTGGGCCTCACCTCCGCCGACCTCGCCGCGGCCACCGGCCTGTCGCCCGGCATGCTGTCGAAGATCGAGAACGGCAACATCTCGCCGTCCCTGACGACGCTGCAGCTGCTCGCCCAGGCGCTCGGCATGCCGATCACCGGCTTCTTCCGGCGCTACGAGGAGGTCCGCAACGCAGTCTTCGTCAAGGCCGGCGAAGGCGTCGAGCTGGAGCGGCGCGGCACGCGGGCCGGGCACCAGTACAACCTGCTCGGCCACATTTACGAGAACACCAGCGGGGTCACGGTCGAACCGTACCTGATCACGCTCACGACCGATTCGGACGTGTTCCCGACCTTCCAGCACGCGGGCCTGGAGTTCCTCTACATGCTGGAGGGCGAGGTGCTGTACCGGCACGGGGACCGGCACTTCCACATGCAGCCGGGCGACAGCCTGTTCTTCGACGCCGACGCCCCGCACGGGCCGGCGGAGCTCTTGGTGCTGCCGGCCCGCTACCTCTCGGTGATCGCCTACCCGCAATCCGGCAGCACCGACTGA
- a CDS encoding transposase: MRRSLHTDEEIAFLLEEAARGIPIAEICASARISLGTFYRWRRRLGGLKPAGVARLDQVERENAGLRAEVLRLRAALLVQPGRGAPATTERASLRQPPHHRGAQACVGRFAFGRSAN, translated from the coding sequence ATGCGTCGATCCCTGCACACGGATGAGGAGATCGCCTTCCTGCTCGAGGAGGCCGCGCGCGGCATCCCCATCGCCGAGATCTGCGCGAGCGCCCGGATCTCGCTCGGCACCTTCTACCGCTGGCGAAGACGCCTCGGCGGTCTGAAGCCCGCCGGTGTGGCCCGGCTCGATCAGGTCGAGCGGGAGAATGCCGGACTCCGGGCGGAGGTGCTGCGGCTTCGGGCAGCCCTGCTCGTCCAGCCGGGGCGCGGGGCACCGGCCACGACGGAGCGCGCGAGCCTGCGCCAGCCGCCGCACCATCGCGGCGCCCAAGCCTGTGTCGGCCGGTTCGCCTTCGGACGCAGCGCGAACTGA
- a CDS encoding acetamidase/formamidase family protein → MPTHHEIPATPETMVLGYFDAALPPVLTVASGDTVTLHSHPAGGRESLHPDPARVPGDLLHALDTLERGPGPHFVTGPVHVAGAEPGDMLQVDILDLKFRLDWGFVSILPLLGTLPDEFTDYETVHADIDTARGLCRLPWGTELPLDPFFGIMGTAPPAAWGRVGSPVPRAFGGNMDNKELRVGTTLYLPVFNPGGGFYAGDGHGVQGDGEVCITALETGLTGTFRLTVRKDLPGAWPFAETPTDLMSIGLHESLDEAMRQAVREMVRLVCARTSLTRNQAYMLCSLAGNLRITQTVDGNKGVHMLMPKTALASTSGAA, encoded by the coding sequence GTGCCGACCCATCACGAGATCCCCGCGACGCCCGAGACCATGGTGCTCGGCTATTTCGACGCCGCGCTGCCGCCCGTCCTCACCGTCGCGTCCGGCGACACCGTCACCCTGCACTCGCATCCGGCGGGCGGGCGCGAGTCCCTTCACCCCGATCCGGCCCGGGTGCCGGGCGACCTGCTCCACGCCCTCGACACCCTGGAGCGCGGCCCCGGCCCGCACTTCGTCACCGGCCCGGTCCACGTCGCGGGCGCCGAGCCCGGCGACATGCTGCAGGTCGACATCCTCGACCTGAAGTTCCGCCTCGACTGGGGCTTCGTGTCGATCCTGCCGCTGCTCGGCACCCTGCCGGACGAGTTCACCGACTACGAGACTGTCCACGCCGACATCGACACCGCGCGCGGCCTCTGCCGCCTGCCCTGGGGCACGGAGCTGCCCCTCGACCCGTTCTTCGGCATCATGGGCACCGCCCCGCCCGCCGCCTGGGGCCGGGTCGGCAGCCCGGTGCCCCGCGCCTTCGGCGGCAACATGGACAACAAGGAGCTGCGGGTCGGCACCACCCTCTACCTGCCGGTGTTCAACCCCGGCGGCGGCTTCTACGCGGGCGACGGCCACGGCGTGCAGGGCGACGGCGAGGTCTGCATCACCGCCCTGGAGACCGGGCTGACCGGCACGTTCCGGCTGACCGTCCGCAAGGACCTTCCCGGCGCTTGGCCCTTCGCCGAGACTCCCACCGACCTGATGTCGATCGGCCTGCACGAGAGCCTCGACGAGGCGATGCGCCAGGCCGTGCGCGAGATGGTGCGCCTCGTCTGCGCGCGGACCAGCCTCACCCGCAACCAGGCCTACATGCTGTGCTCGCTCGCCGGGAACCTGCGGATCACCCAGACGGTCGACGGCAACAAGGGCGTGCACATGCTGATGCCCAAGACAGCCCTCGCTTCGACGTCCGGGGCCGCCTGA
- the urtE gene encoding urea ABC transporter ATP-binding subunit UrtE, producing MTHVSRPAGLTVESLDQHYGSAQVLRGIGLAVEPGACLAVLGRNGAGKTTLLRCLTGLIPESRGRIALDGTELTRLSPDRRARSGLAYVPQGREIFPDLTVAENLRVAARAHGLERTDAVDEAVALFPALRGLWHRPGGNLSGGQQQQLAIARALATRPRALLLDEPTEGIQPSIVAAIETVIAGLKGRITVLLVEQYLDFALRVADAVVVLSRGSVAERGDPKALNPEALTRHIAV from the coding sequence ATGACGCACGTATCCCGACCCGCGGGCCTCACTGTCGAGAGTCTCGACCAGCATTACGGCAGCGCGCAGGTGCTGCGCGGCATCGGTCTCGCCGTCGAGCCGGGGGCCTGCCTCGCCGTGCTCGGCCGCAACGGCGCCGGCAAGACCACGCTGCTGCGCTGCCTCACCGGCCTGATCCCGGAAAGCCGCGGCCGGATCGCCCTCGACGGGACCGAGCTGACGCGCCTGTCGCCCGACCGGCGCGCCCGCTCAGGCCTCGCCTACGTGCCGCAGGGGCGCGAGATCTTTCCCGATCTCACCGTGGCCGAGAACCTGCGGGTGGCGGCCCGGGCCCACGGGCTGGAGCGGACCGACGCGGTCGACGAGGCGGTCGCCCTGTTCCCGGCGCTGCGCGGCCTCTGGCACCGCCCCGGGGGCAACCTCTCGGGCGGCCAGCAGCAGCAGCTCGCCATCGCCCGGGCGCTCGCCACCCGGCCCCGCGCGCTCCTGCTCGACGAGCCGACCGAGGGCATCCAGCCCTCGATCGTCGCCGCCATCGAGACGGTGATCGCCGGGCTCAAAGGCCGGATCACCGTGCTGCTCGTGGAGCAGTACCTCGATTTCGCCCTCCGGGTCGCCGATGCCGTGGTGGTGCTGTCCCGCGGCAGCGTCGCCGAGCGCGGCGATCCGAAGGCGTTGAACCCCGAAGCCCTCACCCGTCACATCGCCGTCTGA
- a CDS encoding ATP-binding cassette domain-containing protein, which translates to MTALVVDALTVAFGRFTALDAVSLAVDPGEVRAVIGPNGAGKTTLLDVISGVTKPVSGRVMLGDHVDLTKRSEAEIAKAGVRRKFQKPSVFPALTVRENLEIGCGPALSPRDRPARIAAVLGEIGLGPRAEVPAGSLAHGEKQWLEIGMVLAAEPALLLLDEPVAGLSDAETAQTAALIRSLRRPDRAILVIEHDMGFAEAIADRVTVLHEGRTLYEGSMQGARADARVIEVFLGR; encoded by the coding sequence ATGACCGCCCTCGTGGTCGACGCCCTCACCGTCGCCTTCGGCCGGTTCACGGCCCTCGATGCCGTGTCGCTCGCTGTCGATCCCGGCGAGGTCCGGGCCGTGATCGGCCCGAACGGCGCCGGCAAGACCACGCTGCTCGACGTGATCTCGGGCGTCACCAAGCCGGTCTCCGGACGGGTGATGCTCGGCGACCACGTCGACCTGACCAAGCGCTCCGAGGCCGAGATCGCGAAGGCCGGCGTGCGGCGCAAGTTCCAGAAGCCCAGCGTCTTCCCGGCGCTCACCGTGCGCGAGAACCTGGAGATCGGCTGCGGCCCCGCCCTGAGTCCGCGCGACCGCCCGGCGCGCATCGCCGCCGTGCTCGGCGAGATCGGCCTCGGACCCCGCGCCGAGGTGCCGGCCGGCAGCCTCGCCCACGGCGAGAAGCAATGGCTGGAGATCGGCATGGTGCTCGCCGCCGAGCCGGCGCTGCTCCTCCTCGACGAGCCCGTCGCCGGGCTCTCCGACGCCGAGACCGCTCAGACCGCCGCGCTGATCCGGAGCCTTCGCCGGCCGGACCGGGCGATCCTGGTGATCGAGCACGACATGGGCTTCGCCGAGGCCATCGCCGACCGGGTGACGGTGCTGCACGAGGGCCGCACGCTCTACGAGGGCAGCATGCAGGGCGCGCGGGCCGATGCCCGGGTGATCGAGGTGTTCCTCGGCCGATGA
- the urtC gene encoding urea ABC transporter permease subunit UrtC, translated as MNGAVQTALVAPAGPARRAVRDPLVAGLVGLCLAAAAAILVAPPAPYLVNALGQLAAFAILAVSLDLVWGYLGILSLGHGLFFAIGGYVCAMHLLAHGAAVTGVLPDFVQFMGWKSLPAYWAGLDHGAYAFVLALALAGLVAFVFGLASFRSRVNGVYFSIISQALVYVAMLLMYRNDTGLGGNNGMTGFPLLFGWPMGSPGVVTGLAVAALLTLAVVLAGTRLLVGSTVGRRMLACRDDETRLRTLGYSTTRLKLGIWCLSAMIAALAGILYVPQVGIINPRVLAPDLSIEIAVWVAIGGLGRLGGAVIGAILVNGLKFWLSAAMPEAWPFILSGLVLLVVLVLPNGLLDLVGWRLRPTWLRGAR; from the coding sequence ATGAACGGCGCCGTGCAGACCGCCCTCGTCGCTCCCGCCGGACCGGCGCGCCGCGCCGTGCGCGATCCCCTGGTCGCGGGGCTCGTGGGGCTCTGCCTCGCCGCCGCGGCGGCGATCCTCGTGGCGCCCCCTGCCCCGTATCTCGTCAACGCCCTGGGCCAGCTCGCGGCCTTCGCGATCCTCGCCGTGTCGCTGGATCTGGTCTGGGGCTATCTCGGGATCCTCAGCCTGGGGCACGGGCTGTTCTTCGCGATCGGCGGCTACGTCTGCGCCATGCACCTGCTGGCCCACGGCGCCGCGGTGACCGGGGTGCTGCCGGACTTCGTGCAGTTCATGGGCTGGAAGAGCCTGCCGGCCTATTGGGCCGGCCTCGACCACGGCGCCTACGCCTTCGTCCTCGCCCTGGCGCTGGCCGGCCTCGTCGCCTTCGTGTTCGGGCTCGCCTCGTTCCGCTCGCGGGTCAACGGCGTCTATTTCTCGATCATCAGCCAGGCGCTCGTCTACGTCGCGATGCTGCTGATGTACCGCAACGACACCGGGCTCGGCGGCAACAACGGCATGACCGGCTTCCCGCTGCTGTTCGGCTGGCCGATGGGTTCGCCCGGCGTGGTCACCGGGCTGGCGGTCGCCGCCCTCCTGACTCTGGCGGTGGTGCTCGCCGGCACGCGGCTCCTCGTCGGCAGCACGGTCGGGCGGCGGATGCTCGCCTGCCGCGACGACGAGACCCGCCTGCGCACGCTGGGCTACAGCACCACGCGGCTGAAGCTCGGGATCTGGTGCCTCTCGGCCATGATCGCGGCGCTGGCCGGCATCCTCTACGTGCCGCAGGTCGGCATCATCAACCCGCGGGTGCTGGCGCCCGACCTGTCCATCGAGATCGCCGTCTGGGTGGCGATCGGCGGACTGGGGCGGCTCGGCGGGGCGGTGATCGGCGCGATCCTGGTCAACGGCCTGAAGTTCTGGCTCAGCGCCGCGATGCCGGAGGCGTGGCCGTTCATCCTGTCCGGGCTGGTGCTGCTCGTGGTGCTGGTCCTGCCGAACGGGCTCCTCGACCTCGTGGGCTGGCGCCTGCGCCCGACCTGGCTGCGGGGCGCCCGATGA
- the urtB gene encoding urea ABC transporter permease subunit UrtB gives MADPLRALLALCCLALLTVPASAAPLDRAAFAADLCGDGAAQVRGAEGLVQAAGDLAADDLAFAGGLLGALAERRLACPAEGALLLGRPGAPEGRDALTGATRPAAEARAPVLGLRQRAAVETARGTVALLTGPDPAARVAGLAVLERRIATVPAAVLDRARDAETDAALKGTITGLAHAAALSSPDPARRRAAIAAVAASPSGAAQARLAALKGDPAYSADPAFRAALDAGLAQVSRAVAVGDGLAVFYNGLSFASILFMAAAGLAIIFGLMGVINLAQGEFIMLGAYATYGVQEAFRRLAPGLLDLYLLAAVPVAFAAVALVGIAVEALILRHLYRRPLMSLLATWAVSLFLVNLVRVTVGTQNLQFVMPAYVSGGVPLYADFVMTWNRLFAIGFAAATLVLTLLILRRTPLGLDIRAVTQNRDMAACLGLPTRRVDRLAFGLGSGLAGLAGVALCPIYSVNPGMGSGFIADSFMVVVLGGVGSLIGTLVAALGVGGANVLIEPVSGAVAAKVIVLVGIILFLQRRPEGLFAVRRRR, from the coding sequence ATGGCTGATCCGCTCCGCGCGCTACTGGCGCTCTGCTGTCTCGCGCTGCTGACGGTTCCGGCCTCCGCCGCGCCCCTCGACCGGGCGGCCTTCGCGGCGGATCTGTGCGGCGACGGCGCTGCGCAGGTTCGCGGGGCCGAAGGCCTCGTCCAGGCCGCCGGCGATCTGGCGGCCGACGACCTCGCCTTCGCCGGCGGCCTTCTCGGCGCGCTCGCCGAGCGCCGCCTGGCCTGCCCGGCGGAGGGCGCGCTCCTGCTCGGCCGTCCGGGCGCGCCGGAGGGCCGCGACGCGCTCACCGGCGCGACGCGTCCGGCCGCGGAGGCGCGCGCGCCGGTCCTCGGCCTGCGCCAGCGCGCCGCCGTGGAGACCGCGCGCGGCACCGTCGCGCTGCTGACCGGCCCGGATCCGGCCGCCCGCGTCGCCGGTCTGGCGGTTCTGGAGCGGCGCATCGCCACCGTCCCGGCGGCCGTGCTCGACCGGGCCCGCGACGCGGAGACGGATGCCGCGCTGAAGGGGACGATCACCGGCCTCGCCCATGCGGCCGCCCTGTCGTCGCCCGATCCGGCCCGGCGCCGGGCGGCGATCGCCGCCGTGGCCGCGAGCCCGTCCGGGGCCGCGCAGGCGCGGCTCGCGGCGCTCAAGGGCGATCCCGCCTACAGCGCCGACCCGGCCTTCCGGGCGGCGCTCGATGCGGGGCTGGCGCAGGTCTCCCGGGCGGTGGCGGTCGGGGACGGCCTCGCGGTCTTCTATAACGGCCTGAGCTTCGCCAGCATCCTGTTCATGGCGGCGGCCGGGCTCGCGATCATCTTCGGGCTGATGGGCGTGATCAACCTCGCCCAGGGCGAGTTCATCATGCTCGGCGCCTACGCCACCTACGGCGTGCAGGAGGCCTTCCGCCGCCTCGCCCCCGGCCTGCTCGACCTGTACCTGCTCGCCGCCGTTCCGGTGGCGTTCGCGGCGGTCGCCCTGGTGGGGATCGCGGTCGAGGCGCTGATCCTGCGCCACCTCTACCGGCGGCCGCTGATGAGCCTGCTCGCCACCTGGGCGGTGAGCCTGTTCCTGGTGAACCTCGTCCGCGTGACGGTCGGCACCCAGAACCTGCAATTCGTCATGCCGGCCTATGTCAGCGGCGGCGTGCCGCTCTACGCCGACTTCGTCATGACCTGGAACCGGCTGTTCGCCATCGGCTTCGCGGCGGCGACGCTCGTCCTGACGCTCCTGATCCTGCGCCGCACCCCGCTCGGGCTCGACATCCGCGCCGTGACCCAGAACCGCGACATGGCCGCCTGCCTCGGGCTGCCGACCCGGCGGGTCGACCGCCTCGCCTTCGGGCTCGGCTCGGGGCTGGCCGGCCTCGCCGGGGTGGCGCTCTGCCCGATCTACAGCGTCAATCCCGGCATGGGCTCCGGCTTCATCGCCGACAGTTTCATGGTCGTGGTGCTGGGCGGCGTCGGCAGCCTCATCGGGACACTGGTGGCGGCCCTCGGGGTCGGCGGCGCCAACGTGCTGATCGAGCCGGTCTCCGGCGCGGTCGCCGCCAAGGTGATCGTGCTCGTCGGCATCATCCTGTTCCTGCAGCGCCGGCCCGAGGGTCTGTTCGCCGTGCGGCGGCGGCGATGA
- a CDS encoding transporter substrate-binding protein, whose protein sequence is MTHLTRRGVLGTAALLAAPALIRPAFAADTVKLGCLFSSSGTMANLEGRLNHVVRMAADAINGRGGVNGRQIEVLTSDPASDWPLYAQVGRQMLQQEKVAALFGCWTSVSRKSVLPVVEQNDGLLFYPLHFEGDENSKNVVYVNSPPASSVLPAVDYLMGPDGVGAKRFFMIGSDYVWPRTINKQLKGYWKSKGIPESAWREEYVPFGFSNFQTLVNQVRSFASQPGGQAIVVLTVVGSSIPDFLREFANQGISATDVPILGLDMVEADLEGLDTGKLAGHLNCWAYLQAAKGERNQKFLADWAAYVKAKNVPFSADTVIDPMVSAYDSVHLWALAAAKAGSFAVPEVRKAFAGLSFDDPSGYTLTMTGENNYVSRGVFIGSVNEKRGFDVLWQSPNAPKPVPFSPYG, encoded by the coding sequence ATGACGCATCTCACGCGACGCGGCGTCTTGGGCACGGCGGCGCTGCTCGCGGCCCCGGCCCTCATCCGTCCGGCCTTCGCGGCCGACACCGTCAAGCTCGGCTGCCTGTTCTCGTCCTCGGGCACGATGGCCAATCTCGAGGGCCGGCTGAACCACGTGGTCCGCATGGCCGCCGACGCGATCAACGGGCGCGGCGGCGTCAACGGCCGCCAGATCGAGGTGCTGACCTCCGATCCCGCCTCGGACTGGCCGCTCTATGCCCAGGTCGGCCGGCAGATGCTCCAGCAGGAGAAGGTCGCGGCCCTGTTCGGCTGCTGGACCTCCGTGTCGCGCAAGTCGGTGCTGCCGGTGGTCGAGCAGAATGACGGGCTGCTGTTCTATCCGCTGCACTTCGAGGGCGACGAGAACTCCAAGAACGTCGTCTACGTGAACTCGCCGCCCGCGAGTTCCGTGCTGCCGGCGGTCGATTACCTGATGGGCCCGGACGGGGTCGGGGCGAAGCGCTTCTTCATGATCGGCTCGGACTACGTCTGGCCGCGCACGATCAACAAGCAGCTCAAGGGCTACTGGAAGAGCAAGGGCATCCCGGAGAGCGCGTGGCGCGAGGAATACGTGCCGTTCGGCTTCTCGAACTTCCAGACGCTGGTGAACCAGGTCCGCAGCTTCGCCAGCCAGCCCGGCGGCCAGGCGATCGTGGTGCTCACCGTCGTCGGCTCCTCGATCCCCGACTTCCTGCGCGAATTCGCCAACCAGGGCATCAGCGCCACCGACGTGCCGATCCTCGGCCTCGACATGGTGGAGGCCGATCTCGAAGGGCTCGATACCGGAAAGCTCGCCGGCCACCTGAATTGCTGGGCCTATCTCCAGGCCGCCAAGGGTGAGCGCAACCAGAAGTTCCTCGCCGACTGGGCGGCCTACGTGAAGGCCAAGAACGTCCCGTTCAGCGCCGACACGGTGATCGACCCGATGGTCTCGGCCTATGACAGCGTCCATCTCTGGGCGCTCGCCGCCGCCAAGGCCGGCTCCTTCGCGGTGCCGGAGGTGCGCAAGGCCTTCGCGGGCCTCAGCTTCGACGACCCGTCGGGCTACACGCTGACCATGACGGGCGAGAACAACTACGTCTCGCGCGGCGTGTTCATCGGCTCGGTCAACGAGAAGCGCGGCTTCGACGTCCTCTGGCAATCGCCGAACGCCCCGAAGCCGGTCCCGTTCAGCCCCTATGGCTGA
- a CDS encoding Zn-dependent hydrolase: MDTIAAVGTAVRAQRGRVEALFDDLARCGRTDPGFTRASYSPEETEAHAVVTRCAADLGLAIGRDAAANTTMTLPGRDRGLPPILIGSHLDTVAHGGNFDGAAGVVAGLAAVAALRAMGLTPARDITVMGIRAEESVWFQVSYIGSRAALGTLPDGALDAARIDSGLSLAAHIAREGGDPEALRSGPPALAAAAIHAFLEVHIEQAPSLEEAGIPVGLCTGIPGNVRYPDVRIAGRYDHVGTPRRFRRDAALAGAEIALALDRVWAEHEAAGCPMAVTFGRFHTDAAAHGLTTVPGEFRFSLDMRAYAAEVLADLEAAFLAAVTDVSERRGVAVALGPRAEAGVGAVSPGIRDGLAAAAAALGIATRPLGSPASHDAAAFAKAGVPMAMLFVRNANGSHNPDEAMATDDLLDAVAILTAWLVAETCGG, from the coding sequence ATGGACACGATAGCGGCGGTCGGCACGGCGGTCCGCGCACAACGCGGCCGGGTGGAGGCGCTGTTCGACGACCTCGCCCGGTGCGGCCGGACCGATCCCGGGTTCACGCGGGCCTCCTACAGCCCGGAGGAGACCGAGGCGCACGCGGTGGTGACGCGCTGCGCCGCCGATCTCGGCCTCGCGATCGGGCGGGACGCGGCTGCCAACACCACGATGACGCTGCCGGGGCGGGACCGGGGACTGCCGCCGATCCTGATCGGCTCCCACCTCGACACGGTCGCTCACGGCGGCAATTTCGACGGCGCCGCCGGGGTGGTGGCCGGGCTCGCCGCCGTCGCGGCGCTCCGCGCGATGGGGCTGACCCCGGCGCGCGACATCACCGTCATGGGCATCCGCGCCGAGGAGAGCGTCTGGTTCCAGGTCTCCTATATCGGCAGCCGGGCGGCCCTCGGAACCCTGCCGGACGGGGCGCTGGACGCTGCCCGGATCGACAGCGGCCTCAGCCTCGCCGCCCACATCGCCCGGGAGGGCGGCGACCCGGAAGCGCTGCGCAGCGGCCCGCCCGCCCTCGCGGCCGCCGCGATCCACGCCTTCCTGGAGGTGCATATCGAGCAGGCGCCGAGCCTGGAGGAGGCGGGGATCCCGGTCGGCCTCTGCACCGGGATCCCCGGCAACGTCCGCTACCCCGATGTCCGCATCGCCGGTCGCTACGACCATGTCGGAACGCCCCGCCGCTTCCGCCGCGACGCCGCCCTGGCCGGTGCGGAAATCGCCCTGGCCCTCGACAGGGTGTGGGCGGAGCACGAGGCGGCCGGCTGCCCGATGGCCGTCACCTTCGGCCGGTTCCACACCGATGCCGCGGCCCACGGCCTAACGACCGTCCCGGGCGAGTTCCGGTTCAGCCTCGACATGCGCGCCTACGCGGCCGAGGTGCTGGCGGATTTGGAGGCTGCGTTCCTGGCGGCCGTGACCGACGTGTCGGAGCGCCGCGGCGTCGCGGTGGCGCTCGGGCCCCGCGCCGAGGCGGGCGTCGGCGCGGTCTCGCCCGGGATCCGCGACGGGCTCGCGGCGGCGGCGGCGGCGCTCGGCATCGCCACCCGGCCCCTCGGCAGCCCGGCCTCGCACGACGCCGCCGCATTCGCCAAGGCCGGCGTGCCGATGGCCATGCTGTTCGTGCGCAACGCCAACGGCAGCCACAACCCCGATGAGGCCATGGCGACCGACGACCTCCTCGATGCCGTCGCGATCCTCACCGCCTGGCTGGTGGCGGAGACCTGCGGCGGCTGA